In Elusimicrobiota bacterium, a single genomic region encodes these proteins:
- a CDS encoding ChbG/HpnK family deacetylase gives MTRRLIATADDFGDTPEVNAAVLKAYREGILRFASLMTGRPAAAEAARIARDNPGLGVGLHLELCSDRPEMAGARYFFDSKARTGLEGEIRGQIEALLKLGVKPTHIDGHINVHVHPVIFPAVCRLAREYGIPRVRLPSGEWEALKGFPGAESPGTALLAGVFGTMGAWVGGAAEGLERPRTWGLLRSGLMKEDYALWLIARLPEGTTEMYFHPTTDPRLRATHIPAPTHQSVTELETLLSPKVRRALDEHGVELVSRAS, from the coding sequence TTGACCCGCCGCCTGATCGCCACCGCCGACGATTTCGGCGACACTCCGGAAGTCAACGCCGCGGTCCTCAAGGCCTACCGCGAGGGCATCCTGCGCTTCGCCAGCCTCATGACGGGGCGTCCGGCCGCCGCCGAGGCGGCCCGCATCGCCCGGGACAATCCCGGGCTGGGGGTGGGGCTGCACCTCGAATTATGCTCGGACAGACCGGAGATGGCCGGCGCGCGCTATTTTTTCGACTCGAAAGCCCGGACGGGGCTCGAGGGGGAGATCCGCGGCCAGATCGAGGCCCTGCTGAAGCTCGGCGTGAAGCCCACCCATATCGACGGCCACATCAACGTCCACGTCCATCCCGTCATCTTCCCCGCCGTGTGCCGGCTGGCGCGGGAATACGGCATCCCGCGCGTCCGCCTGCCCTCCGGGGAGTGGGAGGCCCTCAAGGGCTTCCCGGGTGCGGAAAGCCCCGGCACGGCCCTCCTGGCGGGCGTGTTCGGGACCATGGGCGCCTGGGTCGGAGGGGCGGCCGAAGGCCTCGAGCGGCCGCGCACCTGGGGCCTCCTGCGCTCGGGCCTGATGAAGGAGGACTACGCGCTGTGGCTGATCGCCCGCCTGCCGGAGGGGACCACGGAGATGTATTTCCACCCGACCACGGACCCGAGGCTGAGGGCGACTCATATCCCCGCCCCGACGCATCAGAGCGTCACCGAGCTCGAGACCTTGCTCAGTCCGAAGGTCCGCCGCGCCCTGGACGAGCACGGCGTCGAGCTCGTCAGCCGGGCTTCTTGA
- a CDS encoding flippase-like domain-containing protein codes for MMRDARRWFTLGIIALGSATFLYLLWSFGPMLVWDRLRGFGWGFAVVIPFQIFDHMLNAAGWRLAFTPAEARKVSFWELVRVRIGGDGVNYLTPSGNIAGEFVRPGMLRSSLSHDARVASVVVAKATQSVGQALFVLVGLIYLLNARVYAFKAGQAGWAAAGMSVILFGVALLVGLLAARPPAWLKARFPAAVEKTEPLRRSLREFLGRHPARLLGSIVFFMLGYAWGAAEIWLICQFLGYPVSAEIALCIEFLSNVVDSFAFMVPAKIGTQEAGKTAIFKGLGMAADVGFTVGLIRHAREILWAGAGLGMYAAQQRALVKKPG; via the coding sequence TTGATGCGCGACGCCCGGCGCTGGTTCACCCTCGGGATAATCGCCCTCGGCTCGGCGACGTTCCTGTACCTGCTCTGGTCGTTCGGCCCGATGCTGGTGTGGGACCGCCTGCGCGGCTTCGGCTGGGGCTTCGCCGTGGTCATCCCCTTCCAGATCTTCGACCACATGCTCAACGCGGCGGGCTGGCGCCTCGCCTTCACCCCGGCCGAGGCGAGGAAGGTCTCGTTCTGGGAGCTCGTGCGCGTGCGCATCGGAGGCGACGGGGTCAACTACCTGACCCCGAGCGGCAACATCGCCGGGGAGTTCGTGCGCCCCGGCATGCTCCGCTCGTCCCTGAGCCACGACGCGAGGGTCGCCAGCGTCGTCGTCGCGAAGGCCACCCAGTCGGTCGGGCAGGCCCTGTTCGTGCTGGTCGGCCTGATCTACCTGCTCAACGCGCGCGTCTACGCCTTCAAGGCCGGACAGGCGGGCTGGGCGGCGGCGGGCATGAGCGTCATCCTCTTCGGGGTGGCGCTGCTCGTCGGCCTGCTCGCGGCGCGGCCGCCGGCGTGGCTGAAGGCGCGCTTCCCCGCGGCGGTGGAGAAGACCGAGCCGCTGCGCCGCAGCCTGCGCGAGTTCCTCGGGCGCCATCCGGCGCGCCTGCTGGGCTCGATCGTCTTCTTCATGCTCGGCTACGCGTGGGGCGCGGCCGAGATCTGGCTGATCTGCCAGTTCCTCGGCTACCCGGTCAGCGCCGAGATCGCCCTGTGCATCGAGTTCCTCTCGAACGTCGTCGACTCCTTCGCCTTCATGGTGCCCGCGAAGATCGGCACGCAGGAGGCGGGCAAGACCGCGATCTTCAAGGGCCTGGGCATGGCGGCCGACGTGGGCTTCACCGTCGGCCTGATCCGCCACGCGCGCGAGATCCTGTGGGCCGGGGCCGGGCTCGGGATGTACGCCGCTCAGCAGCGGGCGCTGGTCAAGAAGCCCGGCTGA
- the hpnI gene encoding bacteriohopanetetrol glucosamine biosynthesis glycosyltransferase HpnI produces the protein MEWEIVGLIMLAAAVAGRAAFSAFALACGAFTLGFTVVAAVFARRFLFVRSPRSAAPLPPITLIKPLKGEDLDLEENLASFCRQDYPCYQILFCLASPDDPALAAVSRLKKEFPDSDIEVVVSKSRIGYNPKVNNMANAYPFAKYDLLLMSDSDIRVTPGFLRDMAAPFADPSVGLVTSFYQASGARGVWGCMEALSINAHFLPQAACAAHFGMRFAMGAAMMVRRQAFEASGAFANLADHLADDFWLGESVREAGWRLATAEGCVDSIPGIGSARGHFNHLVRWARTIRLCQPAGFYASLIQHGFSLLVLRLLVQGPDAAGAALLAGIWAAKSASAVSLGGGLGGRQPARALWLLPLSELFSFFAWIGACSSNTVVWRGELFLVRAQGRLEPTAPPLAVRQALSVEP, from the coding sequence ATGGAGTGGGAGATCGTAGGGCTGATCATGCTGGCCGCCGCGGTGGCGGGCCGGGCCGCGTTCTCGGCCTTCGCCCTCGCCTGCGGGGCCTTCACGCTCGGCTTCACGGTGGTCGCGGCCGTGTTCGCGCGGCGCTTCCTCTTCGTCCGCTCCCCCCGCTCCGCGGCGCCGCTGCCCCCGATCACCTTGATCAAGCCGCTCAAGGGCGAGGACCTGGACCTGGAGGAGAACCTCGCCAGCTTCTGCCGGCAGGATTACCCCTGCTACCAGATCCTGTTCTGCCTCGCGAGCCCCGACGACCCGGCGCTCGCCGCGGTGTCGCGCCTGAAGAAGGAGTTCCCGGACAGCGACATCGAGGTGGTGGTCTCCAAGAGCCGGATCGGCTACAACCCGAAGGTCAACAACATGGCGAACGCGTATCCGTTCGCCAAGTACGACCTGCTGCTGATGTCCGACTCGGACATCCGCGTCACGCCCGGGTTCCTGCGCGACATGGCCGCGCCCTTCGCCGACCCGTCCGTGGGCCTGGTGACCTCGTTCTACCAGGCGTCGGGCGCGCGCGGCGTCTGGGGCTGCATGGAGGCGCTGTCGATCAACGCCCACTTCCTGCCGCAGGCCGCCTGCGCGGCTCATTTCGGCATGCGCTTCGCCATGGGCGCGGCGATGATGGTCCGCCGCCAGGCCTTCGAGGCCTCCGGCGCCTTCGCGAACCTCGCCGACCACCTCGCCGACGACTTCTGGCTGGGCGAGTCGGTCCGCGAGGCCGGCTGGCGGCTCGCGACGGCCGAGGGCTGCGTCGACTCGATCCCCGGCATCGGCAGCGCCCGCGGCCACTTCAACCACCTGGTGCGCTGGGCGCGCACGATCCGCCTGTGCCAGCCCGCCGGCTTCTACGCGAGCCTGATCCAGCACGGGTTCTCCTTGCTCGTCCTGCGCCTGCTCGTCCAAGGGCCCGACGCGGCCGGCGCGGCGCTCCTGGCCGGCATCTGGGCCGCCAAGTCGGCCTCGGCCGTCTCGCTCGGAGGCGGGCTCGGCGGCCGCCAGCCGGCGCGGGCGCTCTGGCTCCTGCCGCTGTCGGAGCTGTTCTCGTTCTTCGCCTGGATCGGCGCCTGCTCCTCGAACACGGTGGTCTGGCGCGGGGAGCTGTTCCTGGTCCGGGCCCAGGGCCGGCTCGAGCCCACCGCGCCGCCCCTGGCCGTGCGCCAGGCGCTCTCCGTCGAGCCTTAG
- the hpnJ gene encoding hopanoid biosynthesis associated radical SAM protein HpnJ yields MRTLFLNPPSFEGFDGGAGARYQARREIRSFWYPTWLAQPAALIPNSKLIDAPADDLTLEQVLQRARGFELCVIHTSTPSFDNDAKVADALKKQNPDMKIGFVGAHVAVLPEESLKNAPVLDFVGREEFDYTIKEVAEGRPFDSIAGLSYRKADGEFAHNPDRMLIDDMDSLPSVLDVYKRDLVVPNYYIGYLKHPYLSLYTGRGCPARCSFCLWPQTVGGHVYRTKSAKAVIAEMARAKEMFPEVKEFFFDDDTFTADLTRAAEIAKGLGKLGIMWSCNSRANVPFEYLKIFKDNGLRLLLVGYESGNQQILNNIKKGVRVDIAQEFTRNCRKLGIVIHGTFILGLPGETKETIEESIKYACELNVDTIQVSLAAAYPGTELYRQAMTNKWYDEGTMVRNDGTQASAISYPHLSAADMEAGVKRFYSKFYARPTPILRMLVNMAKDPLERQRRLREGKEFLDYLRGRQKPAVSRLAPGETKHKEPVAA; encoded by the coding sequence ATGCGGACTTTGTTCCTGAACCCCCCCTCATTCGAAGGTTTCGATGGAGGCGCGGGAGCCCGCTATCAGGCGCGGCGCGAGATCAGGTCCTTCTGGTACCCCACCTGGCTGGCCCAGCCGGCCGCCCTCATCCCCAACTCCAAGCTCATCGACGCCCCGGCCGACGACCTGACCCTCGAGCAGGTGCTCCAGCGCGCCCGCGGCTTCGAGCTGTGCGTCATCCACACCTCGACCCCTTCCTTTGATAACGACGCCAAGGTCGCCGACGCCCTGAAGAAGCAGAACCCCGACATGAAGATCGGCTTCGTGGGCGCCCACGTCGCCGTCCTCCCCGAGGAGTCGCTCAAGAACGCCCCCGTCCTCGACTTCGTCGGACGCGAGGAGTTCGACTACACGATCAAGGAAGTCGCCGAGGGCCGCCCGTTCGACTCGATCGCCGGCCTGTCCTACCGCAAGGCGGACGGCGAGTTCGCGCACAACCCCGACCGGATGCTCATCGACGACATGGACAGCCTGCCCTCCGTCCTGGACGTCTATAAGCGCGACCTCGTGGTTCCCAACTACTACATCGGCTACCTGAAGCACCCCTACCTCTCGCTGTACACCGGCCGCGGCTGCCCCGCGCGCTGCTCGTTCTGCCTGTGGCCCCAGACCGTCGGCGGCCATGTCTATCGCACGAAGTCGGCCAAGGCCGTCATCGCGGAGATGGCCCGCGCCAAGGAGATGTTCCCCGAGGTTAAAGAATTCTTCTTCGACGATGATACGTTTACCGCGGATCTGACTCGTGCCGCGGAGATCGCCAAAGGCCTTGGGAAGCTGGGAATCATGTGGTCGTGCAACTCCCGAGCGAACGTCCCGTTTGAATACCTCAAGATATTCAAAGACAACGGATTGAGGCTTTTGCTTGTCGGCTACGAGTCCGGCAACCAGCAGATCCTCAACAATATTAAGAAAGGGGTCCGGGTTGATATCGCCCAGGAGTTCACCCGCAACTGCCGCAAGCTCGGCATCGTCATCCACGGGACCTTCATCTTGGGCCTCCCGGGCGAGACCAAGGAGACGATCGAGGAGTCGATCAAGTACGCCTGCGAGCTGAACGTGGACACCATCCAGGTGTCCTTGGCCGCGGCCTACCCCGGCACCGAGCTGTACCGCCAGGCGATGACCAACAAGTGGTACGACGAGGGGACGATGGTGCGCAACGACGGCACCCAGGCGAGCGCGATCTCATATCCCCACCTCAGCGCGGCCGACATGGAGGCGGGCGTCAAGCGCTTCTACTCGAAGTTCTACGCGCGCCCCACGCCGATCCTGCGCATGCTCGTGAACATGGCGAAGGACCCCCTGGAGCGGCAGCGGCGCCTGCGCGAGGGCAAGGAGTTCCTCGACTACCTCCGCGGACGGCAGAAGCCGGCCGTCTCCCGCCTCGCCCCCGGCGAGACCAAGCACAAGGAGCCGGTGGCCGCCTGA
- a CDS encoding DUF1570 domain-containing protein yields the protein MRGALLAVLLAVPAGARDGQSWDWRQSQTPHFVINHQTAWLPAGFTMGSERVHSRLRMDLGMFSPWMAKDKINLYIYADQESFLGGEFAPPKWSNGLAIYDRKAVAMPTMKDPRKMLSVMAHEATHLLFNSYWQEARREPPSWINEGLAMLEEAESPDRPETSVWYQQMTMIEPRKFPDLETFFGVTPTKDLHNDQAAVGEWYIQAYSVTHFLLRKHSRLQFKSLCAALRDGKPVADALWLTYRYRKISDMDKKWRAWLADPAHKRRVAALAGDARKGVDDAVVGKAGLKATSFKSFSTGFAKPKTEAPE from the coding sequence ATGCGCGGGGCCCTTCTCGCCGTCCTCCTGGCCGTCCCGGCCGGCGCCCGCGACGGGCAGAGCTGGGACTGGCGCCAGAGCCAGACCCCGCACTTCGTCATCAACCACCAGACCGCCTGGCTGCCGGCCGGCTTCACCATGGGCTCGGAGCGGGTCCACTCCCGCCTGCGCATGGACCTGGGGATGTTCTCCCCGTGGATGGCCAAGGACAAGATCAACCTCTACATCTACGCCGACCAGGAGAGCTTCCTGGGAGGGGAGTTCGCGCCGCCGAAATGGTCGAACGGCCTGGCCATCTACGACCGCAAGGCCGTCGCCATGCCCACGATGAAGGACCCGCGCAAGATGCTCTCGGTCATGGCCCACGAGGCCACCCACCTCCTGTTCAACAGCTATTGGCAGGAAGCCCGCCGCGAGCCCCCGTCCTGGATCAACGAGGGCCTCGCCATGCTCGAGGAGGCGGAATCCCCGGACCGGCCGGAGACCTCGGTCTGGTACCAGCAGATGACGATGATCGAGCCGAGGAAATTCCCCGACCTGGAGACCTTCTTCGGCGTGACGCCGACCAAGGACCTCCACAACGACCAGGCCGCGGTCGGAGAATGGTACATCCAGGCCTACTCGGTGACGCATTTCCTCCTGCGCAAGCACTCCCGCCTCCAGTTCAAGAGCCTGTGCGCCGCCCTGCGCGACGGCAAGCCCGTCGCGGACGCCCTGTGGCTGACCTACCGCTATAGGAAAATCTCCGACATGGACAAGAAGTGGCGGGCCTGGCTCGCCGACCCCGCGCACAAGCGTCGCGTGGCGGCCCTCGCGGGAGACGCGCGCAAGGGCGTGGACGACGCGGTCGTGGGCAAGGCCGGGCTCAAGGCCACCTCCTTCAAGAGCTTCTCCACCGGCTTCGCCAAGCCCAAGACTGAAGCCCCCGAATAA